AAGTCGAGCAGCGGCTCGTAGTGGTAGAAGTTGCCGGGAATCGAGTTGAGGATGTCGCCCAGGAAGGTGGAGCCGGAGCGCCACGAGGTGACCACCACACTGCGCACCGGAGTGCCGTTCGTCTCCGGCGTCATGTCCGCCAGTCGCTCGGCTCCGCCGCGCGGATACTCGAAGTTCTCCATTTCGGCCAGGATGCGCGACCGTTGAGCCGACAGGACATCCACTATAGTAGCTGTCAGGTTGTAGACGGTTgtggactgctgctgctgctgctgcagttgctgctggaaGCGGTCGTAGAAGGCGCTGCGCGCCAGCGAATTGGAAGGACCTCCATCCACGGACGCGCCCACTCCGCCGCCCGCCCCCGCCCCCTGATCCCGGCCAGCCGCCTGGTTGAACGGGGTGGTCAGCGGACGGTGCTGGGTGGTGGCGATCAGCAGCAGGATGCACAGGCTGCTCACGCCGCAGATGCCGATCAGATTGGCCCTGCGCGACATCCGGCTGCGGCGCCGCTTCCCGTTCAAGCTGAGCCGCTGCTTAGCGCGTGTCCTGCCGGGATCGACGTTCGACGGGTCCTGCTGGCCGAGCAGGGAGCACGCCTCCAGGTCCGGTTGCTCCACGTCCAGGTGCTCCTCCGCCGCGTCCCCCTTGCTCATTGGTCACTGGCTGATGGCTGGAGGCTGATTTCTGGCTCTGTGGctcgctcctcctcctcctcctgcgtaATCTCTGTTGGGCTATGCTCGCACTCGCTCCCACACGCACATAGTTGTCACCGCGCCCTCAACTCGAGCGCATTGCAGATCGCTGCGGAAGTCGCGTCGTATTTTATCTTTGTTTTCCCGACCCTTTATCGAAATTTTCCGCGACGCGAACCGATGCGAGCAAAACGATTGACAACAACAAAGTGACCGTTGCTGGAACGTCGAGACATGCCACGGAATCGCACAAAGGAGGTGCCATGATACACCCTAAATAATCCGGAAAAAGACAGCCCCACTGTCGCAAGTCGTGGTGGAGAACTTTGACAGACCCCCAGCGTGGACCCGAACCATTTCAGAGGAGAGTACCCTCTATATCAAATCGCTTATGGGGAACTCCCCCTTAAAAGTACGTTTCTGAGGTATAAAGGATAATGCGAAATACAACATAATTATCAAAATCAGGGACAGCAAAGAACTGTTCATTTTTCTTACAGAAAAAATCATGCACATATAAACGCCTatcaaaatttgtaaatacACCAATATTTTAGTTCGccattaaattttacatatccgcagtgatttttattttttgatttttataataaaactaaaaaaaacttatttgttgaattttatatacttataatttcttaaaaatttgtttacccATTAAATCGccacaaattaattttgagttttatttttgatcgtGAATTTTGTACCTCGATAGGAGGtgtttttgcctaaaataCTATTGcctaaagaaataaaaatagaaattttatttttaagcaccCTGGACGGGAATTCccctttaataatttttatcaaaatagtCTTTTGGCTTTATTTACTGGTTGTTTAGACTGATATTTCTACCGAAAAAACCGCTATAATTACACACCCGTCACTTTTACTGTGACCACAAATGCTTAAGCCTTGCCCATGTTCGGCTCGAATGACTCCGGAGAAAAGTGCTCAAAGTCTTGGATCGAGCGATAGCCCCACAAGTCCATTGCCTCGCTGCATACATCCTGAACAGCCTTTATATCGTCCACCTTCATTTTGCTCATCCACTCGTTGGCGGGCTGGTTGGAATACCTCCAGCGAAGGTCCAATCCGAAAGACTCGGCGCTATGAACATTCCGCGGATGCACTCCTCGAGTAATTGCACTGGGCCGCCTCAGGGGCAAGCCAAAGAAATCGAATACCAGCTTGATACTCTCCTCGGGCTGCAGGAGCAAGTCCTCATAACGTATAATGCTGTGGGACATACGATATtcagttattttttatttattttataagccATCCCAACGCTACAAGCTTGGAGTTTATTATTAATGCGCTAGTcacaaaaaatcaattaaagtaggggagaggtctgtaggttgagccaccttttgtttttagtctcccatttggacattcgcttttgaaacttcacgtgttaggtaccgatcgaaagcttagtcttttagctgtaaaataaagcaacaaaaaaatttttttccccttgggaaaactaaaaaataattttttttgaaaagtgccaaaaaattacaatttgaaaaagaggtctgtaggttgagccactttttaaagtcaatactactcacacaaaaagtacttcaaactataaggaactatttatttatgttaatttaatcaattttagttcgtcctaaattatttcccatccattttttaagaacttcgaccaaataacaattaaaatcaaaaggctctttgaacattcacttttcccctaatatcaaagaaatgtgctaggcagaaagcgacctctgttggcctaaggcctttttgtatgaaaaacgggtgtctcaacttacacaaaatgggatgtttcgggaaaaaattaataacttttgttctgactgtcacattaagctgattctttttttaattagttaacagttaatatactaatgttttaaatctcttaccaagttaatttaaggacgttattaatttttaatagatttttaaaaaaagtggacaaaaacttttttggtgcaaaatggtacacgactctcacagcttaaatctggctagagcctggcttataatgttttccccaaaagtttagTTACtgaaaaggactacaaaaaaaaaaataaaaaaaatttttttagtggaaaagttttgagaaaattgagtgtctcaacttacagaccgtctcaacctacagacctctcccctaaaGATATTTTGACTTATTCTCTAATACAGCACTTATATTTCATAATTAGGTCGCTTTAAATTGATTAGTTTTGATTACtataaaataactataaaaaaaatttttttatcgcAAGAGGTAAATTGCCGAACGTTCAAGAAATTGATACTATCCCTCTCAGGATAGttattttaccattttttccAAGATGATAAATAATAACGAAATTACTAACCTGAAACGCTGTGGATAAGATTGGGTTAGCTTCTCAACCATCTGATAATCACCGACCATATCGTTGCAGAGGGCCTTCGCCTCGCAATTCTGTGCTGTCTCGCAccatttgttatttatttgagAGTACACAGTGCTCCTAGGATCACGGACGATTAGGAGCATTCTCAGATTTAGCCtacaaaaatagttaaagGTAAAGCCTGGTAATCAATAGTAAAATTAGACTTCACCCTTCGCGTTCTAAGAGGGTGGCCAGAAAGTTCAGACGCAAGTTGTACACGGCCATGTTGATAAATGGATGCAGCTTGCAAATGGCGGCCATTGTCTCCGGATTCCAGCAGATCTCCTGGCTGTACGTCTGGCAGATTTTTGCCTGGGCTCCGTAAAAGCGGCGGAAGACCGTCGATCGCTTTCCCCACCGAATCATTTCCGCAGATTTATTGTAGTTGCAGTGGTACAACGCCTCCAGCTCCGCCAAGGCTCGGTCGTGATCCTGTTCCGCATTTGAGCGGCTCTCGTGGGCAATCAAAGGAGCGTAGTGTTGGTAACAACCGGGCTGGTGGGCCAGATTGTCCAGCAGGGTCAGGGCGCCGGAGCCCTTGAACGTGACCAGCATGGAGCGGATCGGCTGACCGCCCGTTTCCAGGGTGAAATTACTCAGGTCGCCCAAGTGATGCGTCTTGTAGGCCACTACTGATCGCTGCAGGGTCACCGGATCCGGCATCAGGATGGGCAAAAGGAAGAATACGAACAGGACATAGGTCGCATAGACGGCCACGCAAACGCCGGTGAATTTTGTAGAACGTGAAACATGCAttgttttagattttaaatttgtttcctAAACCCCACActtgcaatttttaaatgagTCTGAATGGTCGTAGAATTTTCGTCTGACAGAAGGGGCTTTGCCTCTATGAAGGAAGAAACAACCAATATAAGATCCCCAAAAAGACTTTGATGTTTATCCTGTAACATGCTACCTTTATTGGCAtatcttatatattttatatacctttaatagttaataataaattgttatttatcagttattaaaatactaatatTGCTACATTGTAATACGTAAatatttcgaatttcaatttgttaatatatttttgtataagaTCCACTATGCTGCTGAAAATCGAtaaacttttgaaaaaataaaagagtttCGGACTAGGCAACTGCAAAAATCTCAAAATTTTGAATGAGTATTACctatattgtaaaataagaaCTAATGCCGATTAATAGTTAGCAGCATATTAAATCTCGTGTAATTTGTTTAGATTTCTGGCACTAACATTGAACCTGTATTATACTTCAATACGTATATATGTTGGTATATCTGTTGTTAAGTCTGTTCATTTATTAATCAAGGCAAGGGTTTCTGATGAGGATGAAGGCGTGTAAAGGAGCTTTAATCCTTACAACCGTTTTATCTGCGAGTTAAGCTCATAGAGATATGGCCAGCAAAAGCAGTTTAAGAAGTTATTCTTAGATTACTTGGAATATTATTGAAGATATAAACTTATAATTGTACTCTGAACATAGCTTACTGATGATCTGATAATGGGAATTAGTCgcaaaagtaaatatatctTAGTTTATAAAAAGATATACAATATTTATGAATCTCGAAATACGTATATCAATCCGTTATGGTTTTTGCTTACTTATAAAAGAAGAACTAAGGAACCGGTTGGTAGGTGGGCCCCAAATATAAACTAGGAATGCTTTTCATATTTGAGAAACGGTCTCTACCAACATTAAAGTACTTGCGCATACTTGAAAATTaatactaaatatttaataccatTACTGTCCCTCGAATGTCTTCGTTTATTACTTAATCGCTGTTTCCCTCGGTCTCATCGTCCAGCAGCAAGCTTGTCGAACCATAGCTACGGAgtctgaaatttaaaaaaaatataaataagacTCTTATTTTGcaggaaaactttttaaacaaaatggtTACTGAAGTAATACAAGTATAACACATTGCAGGATCATAGTTTAactagaataaaataaaaatataattaagtaaaatgtttgggccacaaaaatcgtagattttttaaacaaatatttctttatgaattaatggtaaaaattcttattaacaatgaaatatatcggctaattttgtaaattacatCACTTATTAAGGGCAGTTAGTATATTATGTCTACATAAGTACTTACTAAAGgtggaataaaattaaaagaatgaAATTGGTACACTGTCATTGTCTGAAACAACtcgtgtattaatcatttcaCCTCCTCCAGTCTCACCTCATCGTCGGACACTTTGAGACCGTCTAGATTAATGCTGTTCCTGGCATAGCCCGCTCCTGCAGATTGCTCCTTCTCATACAGCTGCCGGTTCAGCTCATCCTTGCTGGAAGCGGAGCTGCTTCCTCCGTTGTTCATTCCCTTCAACGGCAGGGCGAGATTCGCCCGACTGGCATTGCTGCCAGCACTTCCATATCGCCCATTTCCGGATCGCTGTCTCtgatgatggtgatggtgCTGTCCGTGGGGATTATCGAACTTCTGCTTGGCCCGCTCAAACTCCAAGTTCCGGGACTTTGActcaaaaatgttttcctcgAGATGTGTGGGCTTGGCATCAAAGAAGgccgctgctgcagctgccgccgccgccgcagatGCCGCTGCActgctctgctgctgctggagcagCGTCCGCTCAGTGTGACTGGATCTCTTGACAGAAGCTGCATGATGAGCTGCTGCATCGCTGCCGTTGTGGGAACTCCTCAAGCACGCCTGCGAATCATCGAAGATCTGGCGAAGATCGTTGATGTTTGGCAGACAATCGTTGGGCAGCTCCACGGCAATCTTGTTCCTCAACTGCACCCCGCCCATTCCCCGCAGCTGGGGACTCGGGGCACGTCTTGTTTTAGTCGTTTAGGAGTGGGTTAGGAGTTAGGTTGTTAGCCAAGCCAGCACCATTAAGAGGTTAGTTGTTATTAGAGTTAGTTAAAGGACTTATCggtatgtaaaaatatatattttggctGCTCTTACCTGTTCTGTAGGTGCTGTATCTGCACCTGTAGCCCCTCAGTCTGACCCACCAGCTCATCGTTGGAGCGCTGCAATCGGCGCACTTGGTTCACTGCCGAATCCAATTCGTCCTCAGCGCCAGCTAGTTCCCGTTTTAGCTCCTCCACACGCTGGCGAAGACGCTTCACCTGAAAGGAAAAAGgaagagttaaaaaattaaatgaatttaattcatttaagaCTATGACTATAGATAGGTAAGTATAAGGAAATTACAAAAAGGTGATTATGAAGTAGAAGTTATCTACAAAGAAGctgaaataatgttttttttaattcttttattacacctattaaaaatgtgtattacttgtacaataaattttcatatttccccaaaagttagcccttattttttcattttaaaatttttcggaAATGtactttacaaattttaagtaGATACAAATATATACTTAAATATCGTAAATACTCAGctagtttaaaaacataaatgaaGGAACTATCCCTTAACTTTAATGCATTTATTTCTCTagtacttttaatttaatttgaataaacgtATTAAATAAGCGATTCCCCAAGAATCACATCATATCATATCTTCTAAAAACATAAATCACATTAAATGCAAGGGGCGTGTCTTGCAGTCCTCCAAACCGACTGATAGGCACATGACCCCCGCCAAGTGGTGATAACGCTTGAGATTGGAAAAGTTTCCTCCCAGTCGCTTCACTCTTGGTTTCAATAGTCAAGTCAAAAATAAGTGCGATAATGCGAAAAATTTAGAACCCGCAGATTAAGATCGGGCATAacaacaatattattttttcgggGTAAACAAAGTGTGGCGAAGAGAAGACAAGAGAAGAGACCGCGAGAAGAACTGAACGGGCAGCGGACGACAAAAGCTCTCGCTGTAGATTGGAGCTTTCTTCATTCTCTCGCCGAACGTAGAGTAGAGCAGCTGTTCTCTGGAGAACCGGCTGATTGTTTCCAAGCGACCACACAGAACCAAATAGGAATTATGATTGCGCAAAGTGTAATCAGCAAACTGAGGCCCTGTGCCCGCCGTTTGGCCAGCTCGAGCTCCAAAGCCGCAGCTCCCAAGTTCAACTGGCAAGATCCGCTGAACCTGGAGAGCCAGCTGaccgaggaggaggtggccaTTCGGGACGCCTTCCGCGGCTACTGCCAGGCGGAATTGCTGCCGCGCGTCAAGCTGGCCAACCGCCTGGAGACGTTCGACAAGAAGATCATGGAGGAGATCGGCAGCCTGGGAGTCCTGGGCTGCACCATCAAGGGCTACGGCTGCGCCGGGGTCTCCAGCGTTGCCTACGGACTGCTGACCCGCGAGGTGGAGCGCGTGGACTCCGCCTATCGGTCCGCCGTGAGCGTCCAGAGTTCGCTGGCCATGGGCGCGATCTACGATTTCGGCTCCGAGGAGCAGAAGCAGCGCTATTTGCCCAGCATGGCGGAAGGCAAGCTAATTGGTGAGTCCTAAATGGTCAACCTAATCTCTTTTTGTGAGGATTATGTAAGGAcactagagcttgaaaattatcgatgtcagtatcgatattatcgatacttttgatatttttcagtaatatttttctaataatattatgcaagtgtataataataatacgtggtattaacagaattatacaatttttttgaatttttgtttgcttttcttgaaaacatcgatattatcgatacgataatgataaaatatctaaaatatcgatactgtcat
The genomic region above belongs to Drosophila takahashii strain IR98-3 E-12201 chromosome 2L, DtakHiC1v2, whole genome shotgun sequence and contains:
- the LOC108067316 gene encoding carbohydrate sulfotransferase 5, with amino-acid sequence MHVSRSTKFTGVCVAVYATYVLFVFFLLPILMPDPVTLQRSVVAYKTHHLGDLSNFTLETGGQPIRSMLVTFKGSGALTLLDNLAHQPGCYQHYAPLIAHESRSNAEQDHDRALAELEALYHCNYNKSAEMIRWGKRSTVFRRFYGAQAKICQTYSQEICWNPETMAAICKLHPFINMAVYNLRLNFLATLLEREGLNLRMLLIVRDPRSTVYSQINNKWCETAQNCEAKALCNDMVGDYQMVEKLTQSYPQRFSIIRYEDLLLQPEESIKLVFDFFGLPLRRPSAITRGVHPRNVHSAESFGLDLRWRYSNQPANEWMSKMKVDDIKAVQDVCSEAMDLWGYRSIQDFEHFSPESFEPNMGKA